Below is a window of Impatiens glandulifera chromosome 2, dImpGla2.1, whole genome shotgun sequence DNA.
ATAATTTTTGCCTGAAGTGCTTCCAGAAATGGGTTGGGCTAGGAAAGCGTAGTTGTGCAAATTGTCGTAGTGAAATTCCACCAAAAATGGTAACTAATCCTCGAATAAACTCAGTTCTCGCTGTAACTATTCGAATGGCCAAAGTTTCAACAAAAGCCCCTGGAGTTGGTGAAAAAAGACTATACCATTTTGTCCACAACCAAAACCGACCTGAGAAAGCGTATACCACTGAACGTGCAAAGAAGGCTGGAAAAGCCAATGCTTGTAGTGGAAAGATTTTTGTGACAGTTCCACCTGATTATTTTGGGCCAATATTAGCAGAAAATGATCCAGAGAGGAATCAAGGTGTCTTGGTTGGTGAAACGTGGGAGGACCGAATGGAATGCAGACAATGGGGAGCTCACCTTCCTCATATTGCTGGAATTGCCGGGAAGGCAGATTATGGCTCTCAGTCAGTGGCACTTTCTGGAGGTTATATAGATGACGAGGACCATGGCGAGTGGTTCCTCTACACTGGAAGGTACGATCATGGTGATGTCTTTATATGTATGGTAAATCATAAAATCATATGGGGATATTGATCTAATTtgtgcttaattttgaaaatacttttgACAATAGCTAAATGGTTTTGATTGATACAGTCcttcaataaaataatcattCTTGAATACACTTATATTTCTGCCTTGATGGTCAAGATTTCTTCATATTGATATTACAACTGATTTTAACTCCtaaattgtttttatcttttgatCTGTTTTGGACAGTGGTGGAAGGGACCTCAGTGGCAACAAACGTATAAATAAGACTCAGTCATCTGATCAGAAATTTGTGAAATTTAATGAGGCATTACGAATTAGTTGTAAAAAAGGTTATCCCGTTCGAGTTGTGAGGTGAGTTTCTCATGTAATGCAATGTTTCTTCATATTCTTTGTtgtgatttattatatttttttccttgctgtattaattcatttgtttgatttaatggTAAATTGAATGCCATGCCTGGTCACTGTTCTGCTTATCTAAAAGAGttataatttgttaatgttCTTGGTTTCATTTGACTAATTATGCTGTTGACCGAACTGTGCATCTTGTGTTGATTAGCAATGGTAGGTTATGCTGATGCATGATTACACTTTTGCAGGTCTCACAAAGAGAAACGTTCCTTCTATGCCCCTGAAACAGGTGTAAGATATGATGGTGTTTACAGGATTGAAAAATGCTGGCGCAAAATTGGAGTCCATGTAAGAAATTTAATTCCAAATTCAATGGCAGAAAGGGGAAAATATGGGTCTGTTGTTGCTGAACTAAATATAAGAATCCTGACCTGTTCAGTAATTTACCATTCGTTGCAAACAGGGATTCAAGGTCTGCAGATACCTTTTTGTTCGATGTGACAATGTTCCTGCCCCATGGACAAGGTATGCTCCTTTCCATATCCACACATCCCTTCCGTCAATGTCTTtgcttcttatttttttttttttatcaaaaatgaaAATCCTTGAAATAATACTGAAAAAGTTTtacacaatattttaataaaatgctAAATAGTCTATCAATGTTTTTATTGGTGGCATTTTGATCCTCAGTGATGAACATGGGGATCGCCCAAGGTCCTTGCCAGCAATTGAAGAGCTGAAGAAAGCAACTGATGTTACTGAACGAAAGGAATCACCTTCTTGGGACTATGATGTGAGTTTCCCCTCCTTTGCACATCATGAAACTTAATATCTTTATATTGTTCATAGGCTTATGCTTGGATTGATAATTCTTCATGTTAAATTTACTGTAATATTCCTGCAATATATTCATGGGTTGAAGCATTGAGATGGTAGTACTAACCAAACCATTTTTGGCTATGGTAACTACTCTAGAAGACTATTCCCCAAAAGTAGACAATCAGCATTTGCAATAGACAATGTGCAATCAAAAAGTGATGCACTTTCACACTTACAACCAAAAGATCTGAATATTGCCCTTGTTAATGGTATATGCAGGAAGAAAAAAGCTGCTGGATGTGGAAGAAGCCTCCACCAGAAAGTAGACAAAGAGTGAATGATGGAGGTGTATATGAGAAAACCAATACTAAACGTCGAACACAGGCTATGACTGTACGAGAACGTCTTCTCAAGGGTATGTTCTGTACTAGATGACGCTAGTAACTTCGAACAATTTATCTATGAATCTTGACTTTGGTGTTAATATATGGTTACCacacttattttttctttattaagtTTAGTCTGGACTAAATCTTCTTGTATACTTTTTTTGCAGAGTTCAATTGCTTAATCTGCAAAAAAGTTATGAGCTTTCCTCTCACTACTCCATGTGCTCATAATTTCTGCAAGGCCTGTTTGGAGGGTGCATTTACTGGTCAGGCTTTTATAAAAGAAAGGACATGTAATGGCAGGCGTAACTTGCGAGCACAGAAGACCATAATGAAATGCCCATCTTGCTCAATTGACATTTCTGACTTTCTTCAGAATCCTCAAGTAAGAACCGTCTGCAAACATTGTTTGCTTTATTATTATGCCTTAGATATATATAGTGAaagaaatcataaaaaatatttatttttcagaaaaagcttcacttattttttataGCCTTGATAAGAGTTGATTTAGCTAGCTGTTTGTACAACTCTTGGGGTTTCTAATTTGCAAAGTTTTATTTGGAGAATGATGGATTTATTATTGCTTTTTGGTTGAAAATTCTGCTGTGGATGGCTGGCACAAATAGCTATTGATTTAACCAAATAACTTGGaatagtaaaaatattatttgtatttatgatGAATTGTACTTTTCTTTGTAGGTTAATAGGGAGTTGATGGGAGTGATAGAATCCCTCCAGCATGAGAGCAAAAAAGAATCAGAAAACAATGATCCAAGTGAAGAAGAAACCAATGATGGTGGTGGTGCTGAGAAGAAGTTGAAATTGGTTTCAGAAGATGAGTCTTCTGTTACAATATTGGCTTCCTAAAGTAATagtaaaaagtaaaagaaaatattttttattttctatagaTAATGAGAGGTTGAATGAAGTGGTGAAAatcttgtttttctttaaagggggTATGGTTTCAAAACTCATGATCATTTAAAAACTGCAACCACAAATGggttctcttaatttttttgttagacAATTATAGGTTGAATCTTGTTTCTATTTTGGGTACGGTTTGATTGACGATGAATATGCTTGAATGATGAAACCCTGTTTGCTGATTAAAAAGGAAAGTTTTCTGGATTTTTAGAGAAACATGTGGTTTGTTATGTTGTTTTCAGTGTGATTTTGCTAGGCTAAATCTTGCACTTtctttttaaagtttaatgacTAATTATTTATTCACATATATGGTGTTTAAATCATAAACAcaataaacacaattttattcAAGGTATGTTTTGGATCACACTATAAATGAGTCAAGCTCGACtagattaagtatttattaactCGAGTTTACAAATGAGTTAAGCCAGCTTAAGCTCGActcaattaagtatttattaactCGAGTTTGAACAAGTTTATATATTCGAGTTTGAGCTTTATTcgaaagttttaattaaaattaatttttcaaacgactttaaattcaaacaaaaatttatttttaaaataaaaatattaaacttttatatttattcaacatataataatttaaaatgaaaatatcaatacatactatataaaaaaattcatctttttattattttgttgtcaaatttatttgaaacaaataaattatagttaTCTACAAGCAAACACAATGGAAgaagtgaaaatatattttaatttaaaacaaattaaataccAATTTCAAGAAAAATCATTTAGAGCAAATTAATATTGAATCATCAATGATAAATAATAGCATATAAAATATCTCTATCTAACAAGGCCATAATAGACATTTTAAGTGGAGTCTATTGAGAGAAACTAATTGAATAATTGATACTAGATAAGAAACAAGAACTAGACTATTAACGGATTATTAACACATAAGGTTCCTAGGCCCTCTCACCGCAAATACGTCTCGCAAGATGAATACCTTTAGACAAAATAGTCACACATTTTGCGTGGATGGCGCGGTGTCATCAAATAGATCGACTAGATAAGCCTCGGCTGCCTCTTGGAGACCAACTACGACGGAGCTTTAAATCTTAAATCTGTTTTGGTAGCAAGTCTTTGGATGGAAGCTTATTGATCAAAAGCTCTATACTCTTTTGGCTTCTCACACATTCGGTAGCTAGAGCAAATTTTCTAGCCAGCCACTTACTTCCTCGGTCTCTTGTCTCTAGTCGATTTCCTAGCGGTCTGTTTCGTGTGTACCATGTGAATAaatgaaagataatataaagaaataaaacaatttcTTGTGAACGAGTGAGAGAAATAGTGTAATTGGAAGATAATATGAAACAAAACAacgaaataatttttatgaatgaatGAGAAATATTGAAGATGAAAAGTTATGTAAGACATGATGATGTATTAGAAAattagtgttttatttttttttattttttgagtcATAAGATATAATAATGTGATTTAGCTTATACCTTGAAAAGAGAGTgagtgaagaaaaaatatttgtttgagattttaaattttaataaaaaaataaataattaccaGACTCGAAAAAACTTGACAAGTCATCGAACATGTATTATATGAGCTTGAATTCATTTCGAATATTAAACAAGTTTGCTCGAGCTCGATtcgaactcgatcaaagtcaagtTCGTGTTGAGCTTTAACCGAGCAACTCGCGAGCGTCTCACAAGCGGGTTGACTCATTTGCAGTCCTACATCGTACCAGAGTAACATGATACTTTTATGtaacttatattaaaaaaattcttatcaTTGATGGATTTGATCAAGATTTTGTGCCTGCCTCTTTATTTGATCTTTATCAGTTGGTTTCAAGAATTAATTGTTGATTTCTTTAGAGTTGTACTAAGTGagtttgtaaaatattttggtACATCGAATtgctaaattattttaaataaatgaataaattaaaaaaaccaaTGTAAAAAGtttactataaataaaatattagaaaaaatacaaaatgatcaaaatttaaGTACCTACCAAacaatatacaatataaaagGAGAATTGTCCAAATACTGTATTTATAGGTgaattgtaaattttaaaaatacattacggaagaattataaatatagtatttaattCATTCAAGTGGTAAGACAAAAATTAggagtttaatttttaattataatatttcaaattgaaacgaataattatgaagataaattaatctaataatctagttacaacaaaataaaatatttttttattaattattattttgatatattaattttaaaataataataaattttgataaaataataatttgtttttaataatttatataatattaatttggatGATTGGATCATCCgattacattttatatttattgtttatggatattaaattttaattaaaaattattatgtatatttttgttcaatgtataattataattacaatataaaataaattctactaactataattataaaaaaaatatatattacagtTAAGATAAGAGCAACTTCTCATAGAAAAAAGAGATATAAGGTAAAATCTTTGGTCGGACATACCCCGAAACTTTAGGTCAAATCCATTTTTGGAGTGAGAGaacgaaaataaaaaaaaagataatttctATCTTTtctaaaacttaaataaatatatataatgtaaaaaatCGACAATTTCTAAAAAGGATTTTCGATATTCAATAATCGTGTTCCATGACTCACATTTATCTAAATTCTCAAAACGAGTAACCAGAATGGTAGGCTTGACtaagtatatttaaaaatgtcgatttagactagttttaattgttttagaGTCATGTTCAAATTTCGttttatatattctatttttgATCTAGTGCTTGGTTACACGTAAGAGACAAATCTATGCTGGGGCTCGAGTGGACTGAAGCCCAACTATTTTTCTTTTACGG
It encodes the following:
- the LOC124925940 gene encoding E3 ubiquitin-protein ligase ORTHRUS 2-like isoform X1; the protein is MAQHSNLPCNGDGVCMVCQTKPPEAEILCCNTCVSPWHATCLSIPLETLAGAVEWECPDCSSASADHEIPLATTAESSSSNLLIASIRAIESDQSLTDQEKAKRRQNFMSGGGLGSSPLEENVSNNETINGDDNSFVNLLDGRINCSICMQLPERPITTPCGHNFCLKCFQKWVGLGKRSCANCRSEIPPKMVTNPRINSVLAVTIRMAKVSTKAPGVGEKRLYHFVHNQNRPEKAYTTERAKKAGKANACSGKIFVTVPPDYFGPILAENDPERNQGVLVGETWEDRMECRQWGAHLPHIAGIAGKADYGSQSVALSGGYIDDEDHGEWFLYTGSGGRDLSGNKRINKTQSSDQKFVKFNEALRISCKKGYPVRVVRSHKEKRSFYAPETGVRYDGVYRIEKCWRKIGVHGFKVCRYLFVRCDNVPAPWTSDEHGDRPRSLPAIEELKKATDVTERKESPSWDYDEEKSCWMWKKPPPESRQRVNDGGVYEKTNTKRRTQAMTVRERLLKEFNCLICKKVMSFPLTTPCAHNFCKACLEGAFTGQAFIKERTCNGRRNLRAQKTIMKCPSCSIDISDFLQNPQVNRELMGVIESLQHESKKESENNDPSEEETNDGGGAEKKLKLVSEDAESSVTILAS
- the LOC124925940 gene encoding E3 ubiquitin-protein ligase ORTHRUS 2-like isoform X2, producing MAQHSNLPCNGDGVCMVCQTKPPEAEILCCNTCVSPWHATCLSIPLETLAGAVEWECPDCSSASADHEIPLATTAESSSSNLLIASIRAIESDQSLTDQEKAKRRQNFMSGGGLGSSPLEENVSNNETINGDDNSFVNLLDGRINCSICMQLPERPITTPCGHNFCLKCFQKWVGLGKRSCANCRSEIPPKMVTNPRINSVLAVTIRMAKVSTKAPGVGEKRLYHFVHNQNRPEKAYTTERAKKAGKANACSGKIFVTVPPDYFGPILAENDPERNQGVLVGETWEDRMECRQWGAHLPHIAGIAGKADYGSQSVALSGGYIDDEDHGEWFLYTGSGGRDLSGNKRINKTQSSDQKFVKFNEALRISCKKGYPVRVVRSHKEKRSFYAPETGVRYDGVYRIEKCWRKIGVHGFKVCRYLFVRCDNVPAPWTSDEHGDRPRSLPAIEELKKATDVTERKESPSWDYDEEKSCWMWKKPPPESRQRVNDGGVYEKTNTKRRTQAMTVRERLLKEFNCLICKKVMSFPLTTPCAHNFCKACLEGAFTGQAFIKERTCNGRRNLRAQKTIMKCPSCSIDISDFLQNPQVNRELMGVIESLQHESKKESENNDPSEEETNDGGGAEKKLKLVSEDESSVTILAS